The proteins below are encoded in one region of Acanthochromis polyacanthus isolate Apoly-LR-REF ecotype Palm Island chromosome 4, KAUST_Apoly_ChrSc, whole genome shotgun sequence:
- the atp1b1a gene encoding sodium/potassium-transporting ATPase subunit beta-1a produces MSGNKDSDGGWRNFVWNSEKREFLGRTGGSWFKIFLFYVIFYGCLAGIFIGTIQALLLTLSNYKPTYQDRVAPPGLSHTPRSDKSEISFRMSDATTYAKYIKSMETFLEIYKKDAQDDMMKFEDCGATPRGYMDRGSLESGEGQRKACRFLRSWLGSCSGEPDSTFGFKDGKPCMIVKLNRIVNFRPRGPANNQSLPEALQGKALTNLIPIYCKNKREEDEDKVGEIKYFGIGEGFPLQYYPYYGKLLHPQYLQPLVAIQFTNLTIGEEIRIECKAYGANIDYSEKDRYQGRFDVKITVNS; encoded by the exons ATGTCTGGAAATAAAGACAGTGACGGCGGATGGAGGAATTTTGTGTGGAATTCCGAGAAGAGGGAGTTTCTAGGACGAACAGGGGGCAGTTGGT TTAAAATCTTCTTGTTCTACGTGATTTTCTATGGATGCTTGGCTGGAATTTTCATCGGGACCATTCAGGCTTTGCTGCTTACACTAAGTAACTACAAACCCACCTATCAGGACAGAGTCGCTCCCCCAG gtCTATCACACACCCCGCGCTCAGACAAATCTGAAATTTCTTTCCGCATGTCTGATGCGACTACATATGCAAAGTACATTAAGAGCATGGAGACATTCCTTGAGATCTATAAAAAAGATGCTCAGGATGATATGATGAAGTTTGAGGATTGTGGAG CCACTCCTCGGGGCTACATGGACCGCGGCTCTCTGGAAAGTGGCGAAGGGCAGAGGAAAGCTTGCCGTTTCCTTAGATCTTGGCTTGGCAGCTGTTCAGGGGAGCCCGACTCAACTTTTGGCTTCAAGGACGGAAAACCATGCATGATTGTCAAGCTCAACAGGATCGTCAACTTCAGACCAAGA GGTCCCGCTAACAATCAGTCCCTCCCAGAGGCTCTGCAGGGAAAAGCACTCACCAACCTGATCCCcatttactgcaaaaataaG agagaggaagatgaggacAAGGTCGGAGAGATCAAGTACTTTGGCATCGGTGAGGGCTTCCCTCTTCAGTACTACCCGTACTACGGCAAACTGCTGCACCCCCAGTACCTGCAGCCTCTGGTGGCCATTCAGTTCACCAACCTCACCATAGGCGAGGAGATCCGCATCGAGTGCAAAGCATATGGAGCAAACATCGACTACAGTGAGAAAGACCGCTATCAGGGACGCTTTGACGTTAAGATCACGGTGAACTCGTGA